From Rhodobium gokarnense, a single genomic window includes:
- a CDS encoding response regulator produces MKHCLIVDDSSVIRKVARRILEDLDFEISEAEDGQKALNICREGMPDAILLDWNMPVMDGLEFLNTLRAEPEGERPTVVFCTTENDIDHIARAIRAGANEYIMKPFDRDIVAAKFHEVGLID; encoded by the coding sequence ATGAAGCATTGTCTCATCGTCGACGACTCAAGCGTCATCCGCAAGGTTGCCCGCCGGATCCTGGAGGATCTGGATTTCGAGATTTCCGAAGCCGAGGACGGCCAGAAGGCCCTCAACATCTGCCGCGAGGGCATGCCGGACGCCATCCTACTGGACTGGAACATGCCGGTGATGGACGGGCTGGAGTTCCTCAACACGCTGCGCGCCGAACCCGAGGGCGAGCGGCCGACGGTGGTTTTCTGCACCACGGAAAACGATATCGACCACATCGCCAGGGCGATCCGCGCCGGCGCCAACGAATACATCATGAAGCCGTTCGACCGGGACATCGTGGCTGCGAAATTTCACGAAGTCGGCCTGATCGACTGA
- a CDS encoding protein-glutamate methylesterase/protein-glutamine glutaminase — protein sequence MSFAVNAAPPRSGPVTDPIRVMVVDDSVVVRGLIGRWIDEEPEIAVVASHRNGRLAVEDVERSDPDVVILDIEMPEMDGLTALPKMLAKKPGLIVIIASTLTRRNAEISIRALSLGAQDYLAKPETNSGVTTSVEFRQELLRKVKHLGAARRRRAGRPPAVPPASTGRPASGRSFAAERPGGGLGSTRPMGRAAAAPQPAARPQQPHAAPIGGRSMAGIKLRPYSPQMPRVLTIGTSTGGPQALAVLFGQIGRAIDKVPVLVTQHMPPTFTAILAEHLAKVAGRPAHEGQEGEVVKPGIIYVAPGGKHMTVEKSGTDVVVRLNDGPPVNFCKPAVDPLFDSVARAFGSSTLALVLTGMGNDGENGTRTIARAGGSIIAQDEASSVVWGMPGAAAHTGECSEVLPLDQIGPKVIRILGGQRL from the coding sequence ATGAGCTTTGCCGTCAATGCGGCCCCGCCGAGATCCGGCCCGGTCACCGACCCAATTCGTGTCATGGTCGTCGACGACTCCGTCGTCGTGCGCGGCCTGATCGGACGCTGGATCGACGAAGAACCCGAAATCGCCGTCGTCGCCTCCCATCGCAACGGTCGCCTCGCGGTGGAAGATGTCGAGCGCTCCGATCCGGACGTCGTCATCCTCGACATCGAAATGCCGGAAATGGACGGGCTGACGGCGCTGCCGAAGATGCTCGCCAAGAAGCCCGGCCTGATCGTCATCATCGCCTCGACGCTGACCCGCCGCAACGCGGAGATCAGCATCCGCGCCCTCTCGCTCGGCGCCCAGGACTACCTCGCCAAGCCGGAGACCAATTCCGGCGTCACCACCTCGGTGGAGTTCCGCCAGGAGCTCCTGCGCAAGGTCAAGCACCTCGGTGCCGCCCGTCGCCGCCGCGCGGGCCGCCCGCCCGCCGTGCCGCCGGCGTCGACCGGCCGGCCCGCCAGCGGGCGCTCCTTCGCTGCCGAGCGTCCCGGCGGCGGCCTCGGATCGACCCGGCCGATGGGCCGGGCCGCTGCCGCGCCGCAGCCGGCCGCACGTCCGCAGCAGCCCCATGCCGCGCCGATCGGCGGCCGCAGCATGGCCGGCATCAAGCTGCGGCCCTATTCGCCGCAGATGCCGCGGGTGCTGACCATCGGCACCTCAACCGGCGGACCGCAGGCACTTGCCGTCCTGTTCGGCCAGATCGGCCGGGCCATCGACAAGGTTCCGGTGCTGGTCACCCAGCACATGCCGCCGACCTTCACCGCGATCCTCGCCGAGCATCTGGCCAAGGTCGCCGGCCGCCCGGCCCATGAGGGCCAGGAGGGCGAGGTCGTCAAGCCGGGGATCATCTATGTCGCGCCCGGCGGCAAGCACATGACGGTGGAGAAGTCCGGCACCGACGTGGTCGTCCGCCTCAACGACGGACCGCCGGTGAATTTCTGCAAGCCGGCCGTCGATCCGCTGTTCGACAGCGTCGCCAGGGCCTTCGGCTCGTCGACGCTGGCGCTGGTCCTGACCGGCATGGGCAATGACGGCGAGAACGGCACCCGCACCATCGCGCGTGCCGGAGGCAGCATCATCGCGCAGGACGAAGCCTCCAGCGTCGTCTGGGGCATGCCCGGGGCCGCCGCCCATACCGGCGAGTGCTCGGAAGTCCTGCCGCTCGACCAGATCGGGCCGAAAGTCATCCGGATCCTTGGAGGTCAGCGCCTGTGA
- a CDS encoding CheR family methyltransferase — protein MTPQEYEFIRGFVKSRSGLVLADEKQYLVENRLLPVARKNGLESIGQLVTALRRPGARQLEETVVEAMTTNESFFFRDKTPFQHFTETMMPHMLRARADSKRLRIWCAAASTGQEPYSLAMNLKEMASRLAGWRIEIIGTDLSNDVLEKAKSGLYTQFEVQRGMPIQMLMKFFSQKGDMWQIAPELRSMVQWRKLNLLESLRGLGQFDIVFCRNVLIYFDHPTKVDVLKRVQAQMAQDGFLVLGAAETVVGLTDVFHPVQDKRGLYAVNGKASPTGGLATPRFAAIAGSATVR, from the coding sequence GTGACGCCGCAAGAATATGAATTCATCCGCGGCTTCGTGAAGAGCCGCTCCGGCCTGGTGCTGGCCGACGAGAAACAGTACCTGGTGGAAAACCGGCTGTTGCCGGTCGCCCGCAAGAACGGCCTGGAGTCGATCGGCCAGCTCGTCACCGCGCTGCGCCGGCCCGGCGCGCGGCAACTGGAGGAGACGGTCGTCGAGGCGATGACGACCAATGAATCCTTCTTCTTCCGCGACAAGACGCCGTTCCAGCATTTCACCGAAACGATGATGCCGCACATGCTGCGGGCGCGTGCCGACAGCAAGCGCCTGAGGATCTGGTGTGCCGCCGCCTCGACCGGCCAGGAGCCCTATTCGCTGGCCATGAACCTGAAGGAAATGGCCTCCAGGCTCGCCGGCTGGCGCATCGAGATCATCGGCACGGACCTGTCCAACGACGTGCTGGAGAAGGCGAAGTCCGGTCTCTACACCCAGTTCGAGGTGCAGCGCGGCATGCCGATCCAGATGCTGATGAAGTTCTTCAGCCAGAAGGGCGACATGTGGCAGATCGCGCCGGAACTGCGGTCCATGGTGCAGTGGCGCAAGCTGAACCTCCTGGAGAGCCTCCGGGGCCTCGGCCAGTTCGACATCGTGTTCTGCCGCAACGTGCTGATCTATTTCGACCATCCGACCAAGGTTGATGTCCTGAAGCGGGTCCAGGCGCAGATGGCGCAGGACGGCTTCCTGGTGCTCGGCGCGGCCGAGACCGTCGTCGGCCTGACCGACGTCTTCCATCCGGTGCAGGACAAGCGCGGGCTCTACGCCGTCAACGGCAAGGCGTCGCCGACCGGTGGCCTCGCCACGCCGCGCTTTGCGGCGATCGCCGGAAGTGCCACCGTGCGCTGA
- the ctrA gene encoding response regulator transcription factor CtrA, which yields MRVLLIEDDGATAQSIELMLKSESFNVYTTDLGEEGIDLGKIYDYDIILLDLNLPDMSGYEVLRTLRVSKVKTPILILSGLAGIEDKVRGLGFGADDYMTKPFHKDELVARIHAIVRRSKGHAQSVITTGDLRVNLDTKTVEVNGQRVHLTGKEYQMLELLSLRKGTTLTKEMFLNHLYGGMDEPELKIIDVFICKLRKKLAAATGGKNYIETVWGRGYVLREPDEDSILESA from the coding sequence ATGCGAGTACTGCTGATCGAAGACGACGGCGCTACCGCCCAGAGCATCGAGCTGATGCTTAAATCGGAGAGTTTCAACGTCTATACGACCGACCTCGGCGAGGAAGGCATAGACCTCGGAAAAATCTACGATTACGACATCATTCTTCTTGATCTCAATCTGCCGGACATGTCGGGCTACGAGGTGCTGCGCACCCTCAGGGTTTCCAAGGTCAAGACGCCGATCCTGATCCTGTCCGGCCTTGCCGGCATCGAGGACAAGGTCCGCGGCCTCGGCTTCGGCGCCGACGACTATATGACCAAGCCGTTCCACAAGGACGAGCTGGTCGCCCGCATCCATGCCATCGTCCGTCGCTCCAAGGGCCATGCCCAGTCGGTCATCACCACCGGTGATCTGCGCGTCAACCTCGACACCAAGACGGTTGAGGTCAACGGCCAGCGCGTCCACCTGACCGGCAAGGAATACCAGATGCTCGAGCTGCTCTCCCTGAGGAAGGGCACGACGCTGACCAAGGAGATGTTCCTCAACCATCTCTATGGCGGCATGGACGAGCCGGAACTGAAGATCATCGACGTCTTCATCTGCAAGCTGCGCAAGAAGCTGGCGGCAGCGACCGGCGGAAAGAATTACATCGAGACGGTCTGGGGCCGCGGCTACGTGCTGCGCGAGCCGGACGAGGACAGCATCCTGGAAAGCGCCTGA
- the fliI gene encoding flagellar protein export ATPase FliI has protein sequence MDSLIGQIESLRPVEIFGRVVGVQGLLVEVAGPLHQMGVGARLAIETAGGAMQCEVVGFRGERALCLPFGRLEGVRMGCRAIIMSAESSVLPSTAWLGRVVNAFGEPIDGRGPIAKGEEARPLRAPPPPAHDRARVGGAIDLGVRALNTFVTCCRGQRMGVFAGSGVGKSVLLSMLARNTAADVSVIGLIGERGREVQEFLEDDLGEEGIARSVVVVATSDESALMRRQAAYLTLTMSEFFRDEGKDVLCLMDSVTRFAQAQREIGLAAGEPPTSKGYTPTVFSELPRLLERAGPGRRGSGTVTGLFTVLVEGDNHNEPIADAVRGILDGHIVMERSIAERGRYPAINVLKSVSRTLPKATPEEYRPAIREAKRLMSVFADMEELIRLGAYRSGSDTTVDEAIRLNEPMETFLSQGKDEASTFADGFSELANLLEMYSTYSPPNSGSNE, from the coding sequence GTGGACTCCCTCATCGGACAGATCGAATCACTGCGCCCGGTCGAGATTTTCGGCCGCGTCGTGGGCGTGCAGGGGCTGCTGGTCGAGGTTGCCGGGCCGCTGCACCAGATGGGCGTCGGCGCCCGGCTGGCGATCGAGACCGCCGGCGGCGCCATGCAGTGCGAAGTGGTCGGCTTCCGCGGCGAGCGGGCGCTGTGCCTGCCGTTCGGCCGGCTGGAGGGCGTGCGCATGGGCTGCCGGGCGATCATCATGTCGGCGGAATCCTCCGTGCTGCCGTCGACGGCCTGGCTCGGCCGGGTGGTCAACGCCTTCGGCGAGCCGATCGACGGCAGGGGGCCAATCGCAAAGGGTGAGGAGGCGCGCCCGCTCCGGGCGCCGCCGCCGCCGGCGCACGACCGGGCCCGGGTCGGCGGCGCGATCGATCTCGGCGTCAGGGCGCTCAATACGTTCGTGACCTGCTGCCGCGGCCAGCGCATGGGCGTCTTTGCCGGCAGCGGCGTCGGCAAGTCGGTGCTCCTGTCCATGCTGGCGCGCAACACCGCTGCCGACGTCTCCGTCATCGGCCTGATCGGCGAGCGCGGCCGCGAGGTGCAGGAATTTCTCGAAGACGATCTCGGCGAGGAGGGCATCGCGCGTTCCGTCGTCGTCGTCGCCACCTCCGACGAATCCGCCCTGATGCGCCGGCAGGCGGCCTATCTGACCCTTACCATGTCGGAGTTCTTCCGCGACGAGGGCAAGGACGTCCTCTGCCTTATGGACTCTGTGACCCGCTTCGCCCAGGCCCAGCGCGAGATCGGCCTTGCCGCCGGCGAGCCGCCGACCTCCAAGGGCTATACGCCGACGGTCTTTTCCGAATTGCCGCGGCTGCTGGAGCGGGCCGGGCCGGGGCGGCGCGGCTCGGGCACCGTCACCGGGCTCTTTACGGTGCTGGTGGAGGGCGACAACCATAATGAGCCGATCGCAGATGCGGTGCGCGGCATCCTCGACGGCCATATCGTCATGGAGCGCAGCATCGCCGAACGCGGCCGCTATCCGGCGATCAACGTCCTCAAATCCGTGTCGCGGACGCTGCCGAAGGCGACGCCGGAGGAGTACCGTCCGGCGATCCGCGAGGCCAAGCGGCTGATGTCGGTCTTTGCCGATATGGAGGAGCTGATCCGCCTCGGCGCCTATCGCTCCGGGTCCGACACCACCGTCGACGAGGCGATCCGGCTCAACGAGCCGATGGAGACGTTTCTCTCCCAGGGCAAGGACGAGGCGTCGACCTTTGCGGACGGTTTTTCCGAACTTGCCAACCTTTTGGAAATGTATTCGACCTATTCTCCTCCCAACTCGGGGAGTAACGAGTAA
- the fliJ gene encoding flagellar export protein FliJ has product MKSRENFIRLKRFQLDEKRRQVAQIESMMAEFERMANELDQQIVSEQERVGITDVTHFAYPTFAKAARTRRDNLMASVEDLRPQLEHAQDEMAKAVEELKKVELLHERDQERERHAEEAAEQDVLDEIAGQRAAY; this is encoded by the coding sequence ATGAAGTCGCGTGAAAATTTCATCCGTCTGAAGCGCTTCCAGCTTGACGAGAAGCGCCGCCAGGTGGCCCAGATCGAATCCATGATGGCCGAGTTCGAGCGCATGGCGAACGAGCTCGACCAGCAGATCGTCTCAGAGCAGGAACGCGTCGGCATCACCGACGTGACCCATTTCGCCTATCCGACCTTCGCCAAGGCGGCGCGGACGCGGCGGGACAACTTGATGGCCTCGGTCGAGGATCTGAGGCCGCAGCTCGAACACGCCCAGGACGAGATGGCCAAGGCCGTGGAAGAGCTGAAGAAGGTCGAGCTCCTGCACGAGCGTGACCAGGAACGCGAGCGCCACGCCGAGGAAGCGGCCGAGCAGGACGTCCTCGACGAGATCGCCGGCCAGCGCGCGGCCTACTAG